A window of the Dyadobacter pollutisoli genome harbors these coding sequences:
- a CDS encoding acyltransferase family protein, whose protein sequence is MDIETHRRNNFDFLRLLFAGCVIITHSYPLAGSKECDWLCQFTNGQYIFSWIAVRGFFVISGYLIFQSLERSRDLADFYWKRILRLFPALAVVLILTVVLGPFVYENDTAYLLNKSVRTYIPNNLRLYRIQYDIPGIFDRNPHKSAINGSLWTIPFEFTMYIAVSLLFFIKSKRIPVIVVLLLTYLFLAKLDVLNFTEIQKWNYFILDWYLIELGVYFAAGSLLAATRMADISQRHLLIILIISLGLFVFSTGQPIFSFASVTLLPIIVLSMGLLPVYGISNVTEHIGDLSYGIYIYGFPVQQTLVYYFGMDHVSLIFTSLIISAILAYLSWRLIEAPALKLKNLKPIPILIQKTRGIVRVNLKGFYQKR, encoded by the coding sequence ATCGATATAGAAACTCACAGAAGAAACAATTTTGATTTTCTCAGGTTGCTATTTGCAGGCTGTGTTATCATTACACACTCATATCCACTGGCAGGTTCTAAGGAATGCGATTGGTTGTGTCAGTTCACCAATGGACAATATATATTTTCATGGATTGCCGTGAGAGGATTTTTTGTAATCAGCGGTTATCTCATTTTTCAAAGTCTGGAAAGATCAAGAGACCTTGCTGATTTTTATTGGAAAAGGATTTTAAGACTCTTCCCAGCCCTTGCTGTGGTACTTATTCTGACAGTGGTTCTCGGGCCTTTTGTTTACGAGAATGATACAGCGTATTTGCTGAATAAAAGCGTCAGGACATATATTCCCAACAATCTGCGCCTTTACAGAATTCAATACGACATTCCTGGCATATTTGATCGAAATCCACACAAGTCCGCCATCAATGGTTCGCTATGGACAATTCCATTCGAATTCACGATGTATATAGCCGTGTCTCTGCTGTTTTTTATCAAGAGCAAACGTATTCCTGTCATTGTGGTTTTGTTGTTGACTTACTTGTTTCTTGCCAAGCTGGACGTTCTCAATTTTACTGAGATTCAGAAATGGAATTACTTCATACTCGATTGGTATCTGATTGAGCTTGGCGTTTATTTTGCTGCGGGCTCGCTTCTTGCAGCTACTCGAATGGCAGATATCTCACAACGCCATTTACTTATCATATTGATTATTTCGCTGGGCTTGTTTGTATTTTCCACCGGGCAACCCATTTTCTCCTTTGCCAGCGTTACATTACTTCCTATTATCGTGCTGAGCATGGGTCTACTGCCGGTTTATGGCATTAGCAATGTTACAGAGCACATTGGCGACCTGTCTTATGGCATTTACATATACGGATTTCCGGTACAGCAAACTCTGGTGTACTATTTTGGAATGGATCATGTAAGCCTCATTTTTACGAGTCTTATCATTTCTGCAATTCTCGCTTATCTTTCGTGGCGTCTCATCGAAGCACCAGCATTAAAATTAAAAAACCTAAAACCGATCCCCATTCTTATTCAGAAAACGCGGGGTATTGTTAGAGTTAACCTAAAAGGCTTCTATCAAAAACGGTAA
- a CDS encoding sensor histidine kinase encodes MDPEISLCVTSADSIRMCRSGITLNQYQKADLSQQITGFFEGIFSTKNWPARWYCGEWTDFHGWLYILSDLLIWSAYFLIPVFLIKVVTQRRDIPFPHTIWLFVAFILLCGTTHFIDALIFWIPVYRLSALVRFVTGVVSITTVYYLYKIFPSILLVRSVKDLQKEIDERNIVEEKLAASEYLLTAAGEVGKLAGWEYDLSTREFNWTKTATDIFETESEEVIDEQDLFEFFNEHDQMIIKLALLNAPETKESWDHEFLMTTHSNIKWVRFSGNPIFDKQNEVFKIRGIIMDISRYKTSELNLIRSINQMVQQNNQLKNFTHILSHNLRNHSSNISLLTSFVDEPALTEGNLEVFKRIKTVSGHLNNTLDDLSQIIKIRENRLESEELDIEMVTRKVLSVMDESIKESNTTIDIKYDLKTVMFPQVYLESILMNLISNGIKYRKDGDPAHITLKFYLNGSGVKELKYIDKGKGINLDLHAEKVFGLYKTFHKHKDAHGVGLFLIKNQIETQGGKIQIFSKVNQGTTFKITFDEYA; translated from the coding sequence ATGGATCCGGAAATTTCCTTATGTGTAACCAGCGCGGATAGCATCCGCATGTGCAGAAGTGGAATAACATTAAACCAGTACCAAAAAGCAGACCTTTCACAGCAGATTACCGGATTTTTTGAAGGGATATTTAGCACAAAAAACTGGCCGGCAAGGTGGTATTGTGGCGAATGGACTGATTTTCACGGGTGGCTTTACATTCTGTCTGACCTGCTGATTTGGAGCGCCTATTTCCTGATTCCGGTGTTTCTGATCAAAGTGGTGACTCAGCGACGCGATATTCCGTTTCCGCATACGATTTGGTTGTTCGTTGCATTTATCCTTCTTTGTGGAACCACGCATTTTATTGACGCACTGATATTCTGGATACCGGTGTATCGCCTGAGTGCCCTCGTCCGGTTTGTCACCGGCGTGGTTTCCATCACGACAGTCTATTATCTGTACAAAATATTCCCAAGCATATTGCTGGTCAGGTCGGTTAAAGATTTGCAGAAGGAGATCGACGAACGGAACATTGTAGAAGAAAAATTGGCCGCCAGTGAATATCTCCTCACAGCAGCGGGCGAGGTGGGTAAGCTGGCAGGATGGGAATACGACCTCTCGACCAGGGAGTTTAACTGGACGAAGACGGCCACCGATATCTTCGAAACAGAAAGTGAAGAGGTCATCGATGAGCAGGACCTTTTTGAGTTTTTCAATGAACATGACCAAATGATCATTAAACTTGCTTTGCTTAACGCGCCAGAGACGAAAGAGTCGTGGGACCATGAATTTCTGATGACTACCCACAGCAATATCAAATGGGTGCGCTTCTCCGGGAATCCCATATTTGACAAACAAAATGAGGTGTTCAAAATCCGTGGTATCATTATGGATATCAGCCGGTACAAAACATCCGAACTGAACTTGATCCGGTCCATTAATCAAATGGTACAGCAGAACAACCAGCTAAAAAATTTCACCCATATTCTTTCCCACAACCTTCGCAACCATTCCAGTAACATTTCCCTGCTGACCAGTTTCGTTGATGAACCCGCACTGACTGAGGGTAACCTGGAAGTTTTCAAAAGGATTAAGACCGTTTCAGGTCATTTGAACAACACATTGGATGACCTTTCTCAGATTATTAAGATCAGGGAAAACAGGCTTGAAAGTGAGGAGCTGGACATTGAAATGGTTACCAGAAAAGTGCTTTCGGTGATGGATGAAAGCATCAAAGAAAGCAATACGACCATTGACATAAAATATGATCTGAAAACGGTCATGTTCCCGCAGGTGTACCTCGAAAGCATTCTGATGAATCTGATTTCCAATGGCATAAAGTATAGAAAGGACGGAGATCCGGCTCATATTACATTGAAATTTTACCTCAATGGCTCGGGGGTCAAGGAACTTAAATATATAGATAAGGGCAAAGGGATCAATCTGGATTTACATGCCGAAAAGGTATTTGGATTATATAAAACTTTCCATAAACATAAGGATGCGCACGGCGTTGGCCTTTTTTTGATCAAGAATCAAATCGAGACACAAGGGGGCAAAATTCAGATTTTTAGCAAAGTAAACCAGGGAACGACTTTTAAAATAACATTTGATGAATACGCTTGA
- a CDS encoding Gfo/Idh/MocA family protein — MKKQLNVGIVGYKFMGRAHSNAWKKAPLFFDTPAIPVLKVACGRHQESLTEFAQNWGWEETETDWKKLISRPDIDIIDIALPQHLHYEVALAAARAGKHIFCEKPLAMNSKQAEEMLKVCEENKIKHYLNHNYRRTPAVAFAKKMIDEGKIGRIFHWRCAYQQDWIVDPTFPLTWQLKKETAQAGPQWDLNSHAVDLAHFLIGDITTVSSLTTNFIKERPIADEAASGSLSAVSLGSEMGEVTVEDAALMLVNFKNGAIGSFEATRFASGRKNRLTFEIYGSKGSLVFDLERMNELQYFSRDDHDGEQGFRTILATEAAHPYASHWWPAGHIIGYEHAFVHAVVDFVKAIEEDTAIKPDFADGLKIIQVLEAGLLAAETKRQVSL; from the coding sequence ATGAAAAAACAGCTTAATGTAGGTATCGTTGGTTACAAGTTTATGGGGCGCGCGCACAGCAACGCCTGGAAAAAAGCACCTTTATTTTTCGACACCCCCGCTATTCCCGTTTTGAAAGTTGCTTGCGGACGGCATCAGGAATCTCTCACTGAATTCGCTCAGAACTGGGGCTGGGAAGAAACGGAAACAGACTGGAAAAAACTAATATCCCGTCCCGACATTGACATTATCGACATTGCTTTGCCACAACATCTGCATTATGAAGTAGCGCTGGCTGCGGCGCGTGCCGGCAAACATATTTTTTGCGAAAAACCACTTGCTATGAACAGCAAACAGGCAGAAGAAATGCTGAAAGTATGTGAGGAAAACAAAATCAAGCACTACCTGAACCATAATTACCGCCGCACCCCGGCCGTAGCTTTCGCCAAAAAAATGATCGACGAAGGAAAGATCGGTCGCATTTTTCATTGGCGGTGTGCCTATCAGCAGGATTGGATCGTGGACCCGACATTCCCCTTGACCTGGCAATTGAAAAAAGAAACAGCCCAGGCTGGCCCTCAGTGGGACCTTAATTCACATGCTGTGGATCTGGCCCATTTTCTGATCGGTGATATTACTACCGTTTCTTCACTTACCACAAACTTTATTAAGGAACGTCCGATTGCAGACGAGGCCGCCTCGGGAAGCCTTTCGGCTGTGTCGCTGGGTAGTGAGATGGGTGAAGTTACCGTGGAAGATGCGGCATTAATGCTGGTCAATTTTAAAAACGGCGCGATTGGCTCATTCGAAGCGACACGGTTCGCAAGCGGGCGGAAAAACCGTCTGACATTTGAAATCTATGGCAGCAAAGGAAGCCTCGTTTTCGATCTGGAAAGGATGAATGAGCTGCAATACTTTTCGAGAGACGATCATGACGGCGAACAAGGCTTTCGCACCATTCTCGCTACAGAGGCCGCACATCCTTATGCAAGTCACTGGTGGCCAGCAGGTCACATTATCGGCTACGAGCATGCATTTGTACACGCAGTCGTGGATTTTGTCAAAGCAATTGAAGAAGATACCGCCATTAAACCGGATTTTGCCGACGGCTTAAAAATCATTCAGGTGCTGGAAGCAGGGCTACTTGCCGCGGAAACAAAACGGCAAGTCAGCTTGTAA
- a CDS encoding VOC family protein, giving the protein MRAINPWINFNGNAEEAFTFYKSIFGGEFTKIVRFKDLASDEFPIPAHEADKLMHIALPIGKQNVLIANDVPEFMGRVNENENRSKISISTESREEADKIFNGLSAGGEVEGPIGDSPWGTYAGMFRDKYGIEWIVEFDPNDNG; this is encoded by the coding sequence ATGAGAGCAATCAATCCCTGGATCAACTTCAATGGCAATGCTGAGGAAGCATTCACTTTTTACAAATCAATTTTCGGCGGTGAGTTTACGAAGATCGTTCGTTTCAAAGATTTAGCGAGCGATGAATTTCCGATACCAGCTCATGAAGCAGATAAACTCATGCACATTGCTTTGCCTATTGGCAAACAAAATGTATTAATAGCGAATGATGTTCCGGAATTTATGGGACGGGTAAACGAAAACGAAAACAGATCTAAAATATCAATTAGTACTGAAAGCCGTGAAGAAGCGGACAAAATATTTAACGGATTATCAGCAGGTGGGGAGGTAGAGGGACCCATTGGCGACAGTCCGTGGGGTACGTACGCAGGCATGTTTAGGGACAAATATGGTATTGAATGGATCGTGGAATTTGACCCAAATGATAACGGGTAA
- a CDS encoding response regulator, producing MNTLERLCVIDDDQVFTFLLKKMIEKAQVTQETLFFENGQDAIDYLVACNSQQEKLPQLILLDINMPILDGWQFIEEYAKLKPSLSKCISIFMVSSSTETEDYERAMSTGHITDYIQKPIYASELQDIVNKVLSCN from the coding sequence ATGAATACGCTTGAACGACTTTGCGTGATAGACGACGATCAGGTCTTTACTTTTCTTCTCAAAAAGATGATTGAAAAGGCTCAGGTGACGCAGGAAACGCTATTTTTCGAAAACGGCCAGGATGCCATTGACTATTTGGTAGCATGTAATAGCCAGCAAGAAAAGTTGCCGCAACTCATATTGCTGGATATTAACATGCCTATTTTGGACGGCTGGCAGTTTATCGAGGAATATGCCAAACTCAAACCTTCACTATCTAAATGTATTTCCATTTTTATGGTGAGTTCCTCTACGGAGACCGAGGATTATGAACGGGCGATGTCCACAGGCCATATTACGGATTACATTCAGAAACCAATCTACGCGTCGGAACTACAAGATATAGTTAATAAGGTGTTGTCTTGTAATTGA